From the genome of Vicia villosa cultivar HV-30 ecotype Madison, WI linkage group LG2, Vvil1.0, whole genome shotgun sequence, one region includes:
- the LOC131648845 gene encoding uncharacterized protein LOC131648845 produces the protein MGNELFKKTVEGVLLKYVGESGAYVSVSSVHSGSCGAHQAGHKMRWLLMCSGVYCPSMLKDCIEFARGYQECQLHGGIQHMPTSELHAIVKPWAFRGWALDVIGEIRPASSKQQKFRVPETITTNQGTVFTVQKIQEFAKEVGIKLLTSTPYYAQANGQVEAAKKVIISHIKKHVGKKTKNWHKTFDQALWACRTSPKEATGTTPSRLTYGHDAVLPVKIQVHAVIIQRQREIPSEDHWIMMADELVNLDEERMVALHLLQRQKERVSRTYNKKVKDKIFVVDDLVWKVILPMDRNDRVFGKWSPNWEGPFKIIWVFSNNPYKVEELAPDK, from the exons ATGGgtaatgaattgtttaagaagacAGTTGAGGGAGTCTTGCTTAAATACGTAGGAGAGAGTGGAGCATATGTGTCTGTGTCGAGTGTACATAGTGGatcatgtggtgcacatcaagctgGGCACAAAATGAGATGGTTATTAATGTGTTCAGGGGTTTATTGTCCCtcaatgttgaaagattgcattgAGTTTGCCAGAGGTTATCAGGAGTGTCAATTGCATGGGGGCATACAGCATATGCCTACGAGTGAGTTACATGCGATTGTAAAACCATGGGCGTTTAGAGGATGGGCGTTAGATGTAATTGGAGAAATAAGACCAGCTTCGTCAAAACAACAAAA GTTTAGGGTTCCAGAAACAATTACTACTAATCAAGGGACAGTTTTCACTGTTCAAAAGATACAGGAGTTTGCAAAGGAAGTTGGAATCAAGTTGTTGacatctacaccttattatgcgcAGGCAAATGGCCAAGTGGAGGCAGCTAAGAAGGTAATTATAAGCcacataaagaaacatgtaggcaAGAAGACAAAAAATTGGCATAAGACGTTTGATCAAGCTTTATGGGCGTGTCGAACGTCACCCAAAGAAGCAACTGGAACAACCCCATCTCGACTAACCTATGGTCATGATGCAGTGCTGCCAGTAAAAATTCAAGTTCACGCAGTCATAATTCAAAGGCAACGTGAGATACCATCTGAAGATCATTGGATCATGATGGCAGATGAATTAGTCAATTTAGATGAAGAAAGGATGGTGGCTTTACATTTGCTACAAAGGCAGAAGGAAAGAGTTTCTAGAActtacaacaaaaaggtgaaagataAGATATTTGTTGTCGAcgacctagtttggaaagttatctTGCCAATGGACAGAAATGACAGGGTATTTGGAAAATGGTCCCCAAATTGGGAAGGACCTTTTAAAATAATATGGGTGTTTTCTAATAACCCCTACAAAGTCGAAGAGTTAGCACCAGATAAATAA
- the LOC131648846 gene encoding uncharacterized protein LOC131648846 — protein sequence MALEAEEENMAVEAYVSKEEDSWILKPKPPDKSRRVAENVDLQRLDCIYDDEPLGFEKNPMAKEKMQPQDPLKEINLDEDGEKIPTYISANINKELKTKVIYLLKEFRDCFALDYNEIPGLSRDLVELKLPIKAGKKPVKQTPRRFALDVVSKIKAEIERLLKAKEDVPKTAIQCPGALGTYEWAVMPFGLKNAGETYQRVMNSMFRDFIEDFMHIYIDDMAGDFLGFVVQKKGIEVNQSKTKSIMDVKPPSTKKELQSLLGKISFLRRFISNLSGKKKVFSPLLRLKNEDFQWREEHQEAFDKTKEYLVKPPVLAPSIRNRPMRLYISASESTIGSMLVQEDEKSVERPVYYLSQMINGPETRYIDIEKLCLCLRIGKWALALTEYSLTYAPLKAIKGQVVADFLVDHSMVEMAQNYVDIVPWKLYFDGSSHKNGSGIGGIIISPVGIPAEFKYKIKGACTNNEAEYESLITGLELLLELGARNVEIMGDSELVIKQVSREYRCVKENLIMYFVITIRLLKRFEQVNIRHIPQKENQGANALAQEASGYKVLKDQDEEKIQVREKVRATLLSPSDLSTIKLGSVDNENFEIMTVDEIGGNDWRKPIVDYLRNPTGSTD from the exons ATGGCCTTAGAGGCTGAGGAAGAAAATATGGCTGTTGAGGCCTATGTTTCAAAAGAGGAGGATAGTTGGATTTTGAAACCAAAGCCTCCGGATAAATCTAGAAGAGTTGCAGAAAACGTCGACTTGCAGCGATTGGACTGCATTTATGATGATGAGcctttagggtttgagaagaacCCCATGGCGAAGGAGAAAATGCAGCCACAAGATCCTTTGAAGGAAATAAACCTTGACGAAGATGGTGAAAAAATACCAACGTATATCAGCGCCAACATCAACAAAGAGCTAAAAACTAAGGTAATATATTTGCTTAAAGAAtttagagattgttttgctttgGATTATAATGAGATTCCTGGTTTGAGCAGGGATTTGGTAGAATTAAAACTGCCAATAAAAGCTGGGAAGAAGCCAGTAAAGCAAACACCTAGGCGTTTTGCGCTTGATGTGGtgtcgaagatcaaagcagaaaTAGAAAGGCTCTTAAAAGCAA AGGAGGATGTGCCGAAAACTGCGATTCAGTGTCCAGGAGCCTTAGGCACATATGAGTGGGCTGTCATGCCATTCGGCCTGAAGAATGCCGGAGAAACATATCAAAGGGTAATGAATTCAATGTTTCGTGATTTTATTGAAGATTTCATGCATATATACATTGACGATATG gcaggtgattttcTTGGCTTTGTGGTGCAGAAAAAGGGTATTGAAGTAAACCAAAGCAAAACAAAATCCATTATGGACGTAAAGCCTCCGTCGACAAAGAAAGAGCTTCAGTCGTTATTGGGAAAAATAAGTTTCCTAAGGAGATTTATTTCGAACTTAAGTGGTAAGAAGAAAGTTTTTTCGCCACTCCTGCGATTGAAGAATGAGGATTTTCAATGGCGAGAAgagcatcaagaagctttcgacaaGACCAAAGAATACCTGGTAAAGCCTCCAGTACTGGCTCCTTCTATTAGGAATAGGCCAATGAGGTTGTACATTTCAGCTTCTGAGTCAACTATAGGTAGTATGTTAGTCCAAGAGGATGAAAAGAGTGTCGAAAGACCTGTGTATTATCTTAGTCAAATGATTAATGGTCCTGAAACTAGGTATATTGATATAGAAAAACTATGTCTATGcct tcgaattggtaaatgggctctAGCATTAACTGAGTATTCTCTAACTTATGCACCTTTAAAAGCAATCAAAGGGCAAGTGGTGGCTGATTTCTTAGTCGACCATTCAATGGTCGAAATGGCTCAAAACTATGTAGATATAGTGCcatggaagttatacttcgacggTTCCAGCCATAAGAATGGCTCTGGCATTGGGGGCATTATAATTTCTCCAGTTGGAATTCCAGCAGAGTTCAAGTACAAGATTAAGGGAgcatgcacaaacaatgaggctgaATATGAGTCTTTGATCACAGGACTTGAACTTCTGCTGGAATTGGGGGCAAGGAATGTCGAAATTATGGGAGACTCTGAGTTGGTGATTAAACAGGTATCAAGAGAGTACAGGTGtgtcaaagagaatttgattatGTACTTTGTGATTACCATTAGATTGCTAAAGAGATTTGAACAAGTAAACATTCGACACATACCACAAAAGGAGAATCAGGGAGCTAATGCTTTAGCGCAAGAGGCTTCAGGATACAAGGTTTTAAAGGATCAAGATGAAGAGAAGATCCAAGTAAGAGAGAAGGTACGAGCGACGTTATTGTCACCTTCAGACTTGTCGACCATAAAGTTGGGATCTGTGGATAACGAGAACTTCGAGATCATGACTGTTGATGAAATAGGAGGGAATGATTGGCGAAAACCAATAGTCGACTATCTACGCAACCCTACGGGGTCGACAGATTGA